GGTCTTATTCAGGATGCCATAAAAGCTGTGCGTCTCGGAGCCTGGGATTTTGTCACCAAGCCTATTGTAGATCTCAGTATCCTTGAACATGCTTTGAAACAGGGACTTGAGAGAGCCGCTTTAATCAAAGAAAATAAATTATACAAAGAGCATCTCGAGTCAGAAGTTCTTAAAAGAACTGAAGATCTGCGCAGTGAAATAAAGGTTAGAAAAGAAACTCAAGATGCCTTGATGGCTTTACAGGTTGAAGTCATTGAGACTCAGAAAGAAATTATTATGACTCTTGGTGAAGTTGTTGAAACCCGTTCAAATGAAACAGCTAAACACGTTCGCAGAGTCGCTGAATATACTGGAATTCTGGCACTGCGGGCTGGACTTGGTCCTGAAGAGGCAAATCTGCTCAAGCTTGCCGCTCCTATGCATGATGTAGGAAAGATAGGCATCCCGGATACTGTGCTTAACAAACCCGGTAAGTTAACTTCAGAAGAATTTGATCTGATTAAAACGCATACCACTATCGGCCATGAAATTTTGAAGCATTCCGAAAGGCCTATTATCCGAGCCGCTGCAATCGTTGCTTATGAGCATCACGAACGCTGGGATGGTAAGGGTTATCCTCGCGGACTTGCCGGAGAAGATATAAATATTTACGGGCGGATAACCGGAATTGCCGACGTTTTTGATGCTCTGGGCTGTGACC
This genomic stretch from Maridesulfovibrio ferrireducens harbors:
- a CDS encoding HD domain-containing phosphohydrolase, with amino-acid sequence MDNSELTILVIDDETFVRETISDYLSDSGFNILNAGDGEEGLEVFREKKPDAVLVDLNMPRVDGFEVLKAVREEQPDVPILVVSGAGLIQDAIKAVRLGAWDFVTKPIVDLSILEHALKQGLERAALIKENKLYKEHLESEVLKRTEDLRSEIKVRKETQDALMALQVEVIETQKEIIMTLGEVVETRSNETAKHVRRVAEYTGILALRAGLGPEEANLLKLAAPMHDVGKIGIPDTVLNKPGKLTSEEFDLIKTHTTIGHEILKHSERPIIRAAAIVAYEHHERWDGKGYPRGLAGEDINIYGRITGIADVFDALGCDRVYKKAWSIDKIKGYFQQEKGKQFDPVLTDLFFENLDEILELRKMYPDG